One genomic segment of Acanthochromis polyacanthus isolate Apoly-LR-REF ecotype Palm Island chromosome 9, KAUST_Apoly_ChrSc, whole genome shotgun sequence includes these proteins:
- the dynlt5 gene encoding dynein light chain Tctex-type 5 yields MAGKPGMWTLVRERVQKKSYGARGKDSTVRTKDSISTVSGLDELHHDDNTRMAVTMENTYQMGPYKRFSVAAVTDILEDVLTNYLQEERYEAEWSQKMIKTICEVIRARVKDLMIPRYKIIILVHIGQLTGQSMQIDSRCLWDTSNDVSASYSFKNRSLFGVATVYTVYFE; encoded by the exons ATGGCAGGAAAACCTGGGATGTGGACTCTGGTCAGAGAGAGagtccaaaaaaaaagctatGGAGCCAGAGGAAAAGACTCAACTGTCAGGACAAAGGA CTCTATAAGCACCGTGTCAGGTTTAGATGAACTGCACCATGATGACAATACTCGGATGGCTGTAACAATGGAGAATACGTACCAGATGG GGCCGTATAAACGCTTCTCTGTCGCTGCGGTCACAGACATACTGGAGGATGTCCTCACCAATTACCTCCAAGAGGAGAGATACGAAGCAGAGTGGTctcaaaaaatgataaaaacaatatgtgag GTGATTAGGGCCCGTGTGAAGGACTTAATGATCCCCAGATATAAAATCATCATCTTGGTCCACATCGGCCAGCTCACCGGGCAGAGCATGCAAATCGACAGCCGCTGCCTGTGGGACACATCTAACGACGTCTCAGCCTCATACTCCTTCAAGAACAGATCTCTGTTTGGTGTGGCGACTGTTTACACCGTTTATTTTGAGTAA